A genomic window from Agreia sp. COWG includes:
- a CDS encoding ketose-bisphosphate aldolase, whose protein sequence is MLVSGKDLLDVANANNFAVPAFNVSDYAMMNGLFEISEEKQSPLLIAIHPDELSHLGTDVLHSIIARANRSSVPVTIHLDHGASYEQVLLAIQSGFTSVMIDGSMLPFDENIAITKRVVDTAHAVGVSVEGELGTIGKTDNEAEDGAASIIYTEPDEAVRFVEATGVDSLAIAIGTSHGIYPASMKPELKLELLKRIKAKVTIPLVLHGGSNNPDGEIGESVKLGVNKINISSDIKASYHNKMREVLADAGVREPNTIQPPSIAAMKVTAAQKIDLFDAAGKATLY, encoded by the coding sequence ATGCTCGTTTCTGGAAAAGACCTTCTCGACGTCGCGAACGCGAACAACTTCGCGGTGCCGGCCTTCAACGTCAGCGATTACGCCATGATGAACGGTCTCTTCGAGATCAGCGAAGAGAAGCAGTCGCCGCTGCTCATCGCCATCCACCCCGACGAGCTGAGCCACCTCGGAACCGACGTGCTGCACTCGATCATCGCCAGGGCGAATCGCTCCAGCGTGCCGGTGACGATCCACCTCGATCACGGCGCGAGCTACGAGCAGGTGCTGCTCGCCATTCAGAGCGGCTTCACCTCTGTGATGATCGACGGCTCGATGCTGCCGTTCGACGAGAACATCGCGATCACCAAGCGGGTCGTCGACACGGCCCATGCGGTCGGCGTCTCTGTCGAGGGCGAGCTGGGCACCATCGGCAAGACCGACAACGAGGCCGAAGACGGCGCCGCATCCATCATCTACACCGAGCCCGACGAGGCCGTGCGCTTCGTCGAGGCCACGGGCGTCGACAGCCTCGCCATCGCCATCGGCACCAGCCACGGCATCTACCCGGCGAGCATGAAGCCCGAGCTCAAGCTCGAGTTGCTGAAGCGCATCAAGGCGAAGGTCACCATCCCCCTGGTGCTGCACGGCGGCTCGAACAACCCCGACGGGGAGATCGGCGAGTCGGTGAAGCTCGGCGTGAACAAGATCAACATCTCCTCCGACATCAAGGCGTCGTACCACAACAAGATGCGCGAGGTGCTGGCGGATGCGGGCGTTCGCGAGCCCAACACCATTCAGCCGCCGTCGATCGCCGCCATGAAGGTGACGGCCGCGCAGAAGATCGACCTGTTCGACGCGGCGGGCAAGGCCACGCTGTACTGA
- a CDS encoding TetR/AcrR family transcriptional regulator, translating into MRSSSRSDILDAALRVVDAVGGADITYQSVATEAGLTKAGLMYHFPTRDAMMIAVIEHVIGRWQRELLETLDGPLEQSTLAERVHAFVLFASAGGVTQGEFVVFSEAVRRPTLSAPWLSYLRTWFGFGDEADSTTLLLVWLAANGLWIAEATEILTLEPARREALVSRLVELVERNAR; encoded by the coding sequence ATGAGATCGAGCTCCCGTTCCGACATCCTGGATGCCGCCCTGCGCGTGGTCGACGCCGTGGGCGGCGCCGACATCACGTACCAATCCGTGGCGACCGAGGCGGGCCTCACCAAGGCCGGCCTGATGTACCACTTCCCCACCCGCGACGCGATGATGATCGCGGTGATCGAGCACGTGATCGGCCGTTGGCAGCGCGAGCTGCTCGAGACTCTCGACGGGCCCCTCGAGCAGTCCACCCTCGCCGAGCGCGTGCACGCCTTCGTGCTGTTCGCGAGTGCCGGCGGGGTGACCCAGGGCGAGTTCGTCGTCTTCTCCGAGGCCGTCCGCAGGCCCACGCTGTCCGCCCCGTGGCTCAGCTACCTGCGCACCTGGTTCGGCTTCGGAGACGAGGCCGATTCCACGACCCTGCTGCTCGTGTGGCTCGCGGCGAACGGCCTCTGGATCGCGGAAGCCACCGAGATCCTCACCCTCGAGCCCGCCCGACGCGAGGCGCTGGTATCTCGACTCGTCGAACTCGTCGAAAGGAACGCACGATGA
- a CDS encoding SDR family oxidoreductase has product MDRFTDKVVIITGAGSGLGRATALQLAAEGAKLTLVDVSQAGLDATQAAITDIAASAEIVSIIADVSNEDQVKGYVKQTVATFGRIDGFFNNAGIEGKQSLTENYAGDEFAKVLGINLSGVFYGIKHVAAVMREQGSGSIVNTASVGGIRGVGNQSGYAAAKHGVVGLTRNSGIEYGEFGVRINAVAPGAIWTPMVEASLRQVDPVNPEKAGEEFIQINPTKRYGKPEEVADLVSYLLSDKSTYINAQVIAIDGGQSQKY; this is encoded by the coding sequence ATGGATCGCTTCACCGACAAAGTCGTCATCATCACCGGAGCAGGCTCTGGCCTGGGACGCGCCACCGCCCTGCAGCTCGCCGCCGAGGGCGCGAAGCTCACCCTCGTCGACGTATCGCAGGCCGGCCTCGATGCCACGCAGGCGGCCATCACCGATATCGCCGCCAGCGCGGAGATCGTCTCGATCATCGCCGACGTCTCGAACGAAGACCAGGTCAAGGGCTACGTCAAGCAGACCGTCGCGACGTTCGGTCGCATCGACGGCTTCTTCAACAACGCCGGCATCGAGGGCAAGCAGAGCCTGACCGAGAACTACGCGGGCGACGAGTTCGCCAAGGTTCTCGGCATCAACCTCAGTGGCGTGTTCTACGGAATCAAGCACGTGGCCGCCGTGATGCGCGAGCAGGGCAGCGGCTCGATCGTGAACACCGCATCGGTCGGCGGCATCCGCGGGGTCGGCAACCAGTCCGGCTATGCCGCCGCGAAGCACGGCGTCGTGGGCCTGACCCGCAACTCGGGCATCGAGTACGGCGAGTTCGGAGTGCGCATCAATGCGGTCGCTCCCGGCGCCATCTGGACCCCCATGGTCGAGGCGTCGCTTCGCCAGGTCGACCCCGTCAACCCCGAGAAGGCGGGCGAGGAGTTCATCCAGATCAACCCCACGAAGCGCTACGGCAAGCCAGAAGAGGTCGCCGACCTGGTCTCGTACCTGCTCTCCGACAAGAGCACGTACATCAATGCACAGGTGATCGCCATCGACGGCGGCCAGTCGCAGAAGTACTGA
- a CDS encoding carbohydrate ABC transporter permease: MTTFAQKQSSAASPTRPDGARRPAAQSPRRWPNERLAKVVVILLLLTGAAFAAFPIIWMASSSFKPNTEIFAFPPRLITENFSFDAYVTILTDPTKVRFFINSYVVSLAVTALTLVVAILASYAFSRYEFKGKRPINMIIVSVQAVPPITLLIPFFGLMVVLGLYNTYQGLILTYLVFTLPYAIIMMTGYFNTLPKELDEAARMDGAGPLTVLWRILVPISIPGIVSVGVYTFMIAWNEYLFALTLTRTEDMRTVPIGIQLLMGQNSYEWNEMMAMSILGCIPVLILFLFFQRYFIGGMTAGAVKS; this comes from the coding sequence ATGACGACATTCGCCCAGAAACAGAGTTCGGCCGCCAGCCCGACGAGACCGGATGGCGCCCGGCGCCCCGCCGCGCAGAGTCCGCGGCGCTGGCCCAACGAGCGACTTGCGAAGGTCGTCGTCATCCTGCTGCTGCTCACGGGGGCGGCCTTCGCCGCCTTCCCGATCATCTGGATGGCCTCGAGCTCGTTCAAGCCGAACACCGAGATCTTCGCCTTTCCGCCTCGGCTCATCACCGAGAACTTCTCGTTCGACGCGTACGTCACGATCCTCACCGACCCGACGAAGGTGCGCTTCTTCATCAACAGCTACGTCGTTTCGCTCGCGGTCACCGCCCTGACGCTGGTCGTCGCGATCCTCGCCTCGTACGCGTTCAGCCGCTACGAGTTCAAGGGCAAGCGACCCATCAACATGATCATCGTGAGCGTGCAGGCCGTTCCGCCGATCACGCTCCTGATTCCGTTCTTCGGGCTCATGGTGGTGCTGGGCCTCTACAACACCTACCAGGGGCTCATCCTCACCTATCTGGTGTTCACGCTGCCCTACGCGATCATCATGATGACCGGCTACTTCAACACGCTGCCCAAGGAGCTCGACGAGGCGGCCCGCATGGACGGGGCCGGACCGCTCACCGTGCTCTGGCGCATCCTGGTGCCGATCTCGATTCCCGGAATTGTGTCGGTGGGCGTCTACACGTTCATGATCGCGTGGAACGAGTACCTCTTCGCCCTCACCCTGACCCGCACGGAGGACATGCGGACGGTGCCCATCGGCATCCAGCTTCTCATGGGTCAGAACTCGTACGAGTGGAACGAAATGATGGCGATGAGCATCCTCGGCTGCATTCCCGTTCTGATCCTCTTCCTCTTTTTTCAGCGCTACTTCATCGGCGGCATGACCGCCGGTGCGGTCAAGAGCTGA
- a CDS encoding glycerate kinase, producing MRVVVAPDSFKGSLTAIEASATIAREWRRVRPGDEVAVAPMADGGEGTIDAFELAHPDAVRHPIEVTGPDDRPVLTSWLELPAAAGGDGPTAVIEFASTSGITLLDELRPLTAHSAGFGQAIAAALTAGCRTLLLGIGGSGSTDGGQGALAALGARFLGADGRSVGLGNAALGAIERIDISALVRLPEGVEAIVLSDVRSPLLGDDGAVSVFGPQKGITAGLRSRAEQNLAHFARRLGEVLPTDPLQPGAGAAGGTGFGLSAWGAAIRPGSAVIADALGLVRRIGAAELVITGEGRWDAQSLEGKVVGYVLELAASSGVPAALLAGDIQGPTMPFARAASLSGLAGSADAALREPQRWLAAAAAQLATTWR from the coding sequence ATGAGAGTCGTCGTCGCGCCGGACTCGTTCAAGGGCTCGCTCACCGCCATCGAGGCGTCGGCCACCATCGCGCGCGAGTGGCGTCGCGTTCGCCCAGGCGACGAGGTCGCGGTGGCGCCGATGGCCGACGGCGGCGAGGGCACGATCGACGCGTTCGAGCTGGCCCATCCGGATGCCGTACGGCACCCCATCGAGGTCACCGGGCCCGACGATCGGCCGGTTCTCACGAGCTGGCTCGAGCTGCCCGCCGCCGCGGGTGGCGACGGCCCGACCGCCGTGATCGAGTTCGCCTCGACCAGCGGAATCACGCTGCTCGACGAGCTCCGCCCGCTCACGGCCCACAGCGCGGGCTTCGGCCAGGCGATCGCCGCGGCCCTCACCGCCGGATGCCGCACCCTTCTTCTCGGCATCGGCGGCAGCGGCTCCACCGACGGAGGCCAGGGCGCGCTCGCGGCCCTGGGCGCTCGCTTTCTGGGCGCGGACGGCCGTTCCGTCGGGCTGGGCAATGCCGCGCTGGGGGCGATCGAAAGGATCGACATCTCCGCCCTCGTGCGGCTGCCCGAGGGAGTCGAGGCCATCGTGCTGTCTGATGTGCGCAGCCCGCTGCTCGGCGACGACGGCGCCGTGAGCGTCTTCGGGCCGCAGAAGGGCATCACTGCCGGTCTCCGGTCGCGAGCCGAGCAGAATCTGGCACACTTCGCTCGCCGTCTGGGCGAGGTGCTGCCGACGGATCCGCTCCAGCCGGGCGCGGGCGCGGCCGGGGGAACGGGCTTCGGGCTCTCGGCCTGGGGAGCCGCGATCCGGCCGGGCTCCGCGGTGATCGCCGACGCGCTCGGGCTCGTGCGTCGCATCGGGGCGGCCGAGCTGGTGATCACGGGCGAGGGGCGCTGGGACGCGCAATCGCTCGAGGGGAAGGTCGTCGGCTACGTGCTGGAACTCGCCGCCTCGAGCGGTGTGCCGGCGGCGTTGCTCGCAGGAGACATCCAGGGCCCGACCATGCCTTTTGCTCGAGCCGCTTCGCTGAGCGGGCTGGCCGGCAGCGCCGATGCGGCGCTGCGGGAGCCGCAGCGCTGGCTTGCGGCTGCGGCCGCGCAGCTCGCCACCACCTGGCGCTAG
- a CDS encoding multidrug efflux SMR transporter, translating into MTWLLLAGAILTEVAATLSLRASEGLRKKIWIAPVAVFYIAAFSLLTVALANGMPVGIAYGIWAACGVALTAVGARVFFKERLTARMIAGIGLIAVGVLVIELGSQAH; encoded by the coding sequence ATGACCTGGCTCCTGCTCGCCGGAGCGATCCTCACCGAGGTCGCCGCCACCCTCTCGCTGCGCGCCTCCGAGGGCCTGCGCAAGAAGATCTGGATCGCCCCCGTGGCGGTCTTCTATATCGCCGCCTTCTCGCTGCTCACCGTCGCACTGGCGAACGGCATGCCCGTCGGCATCGCCTACGGAATCTGGGCGGCCTGCGGCGTCGCCCTCACCGCCGTCGGCGCCCGCGTCTTCTTCAAGGAGCGGCTCACGGCACGCATGATCGCGGGCATCGGACTCATCGCGGTGGGCGTTCTGGTGATCGAGCTGGGGTCGCAGGCCCACTAG
- a CDS encoding carbohydrate ABC transporter permease codes for MASTHTVVRPGSTKKSPSKNGAPTDSSSRWAPTARKLTPYAFLSPTVIVMLVLMLIPVVMVIGYSFMDNVITNKFPVFVGIDNYVEVLSDPVFRTATGNTLFFTLVSVAAHLLLGLGFAMLLNSPLVGNVTKALFRVVYILPWLFTVAIIAVLWRLMLNPNGVINYVLISLGLTDKGIEWLSSPGTALFAVTFINIWAGYSFYMVTLLAGLQGVPADLYEAARVDGAGAWQRFWNVTLPQLKPIIISMSVLDIIWTSQQFALIWMTTGGGPVNVTEMLSTYTYKLAFSRYEFSVASASAVLILLLTMVLAFFYVRHQKARD; via the coding sequence GTGGCCTCGACTCACACCGTCGTCAGACCGGGCAGCACGAAGAAGAGCCCCTCCAAGAACGGCGCCCCGACCGACAGCAGCTCGAGGTGGGCCCCCACCGCGCGCAAGCTGACCCCCTACGCATTCCTCTCACCGACCGTCATCGTGATGCTCGTGCTCATGCTCATCCCCGTGGTGATGGTCATCGGCTACTCGTTCATGGACAACGTGATCACGAACAAGTTCCCCGTGTTCGTGGGCATCGACAACTACGTCGAGGTGCTGAGCGACCCCGTCTTCCGCACCGCGACCGGCAACACCCTCTTCTTCACCCTGGTGAGCGTGGCGGCGCATCTGCTGCTCGGCCTCGGCTTCGCGATGCTGCTCAACTCACCGTTGGTCGGCAACGTCACCAAGGCGCTGTTCCGGGTCGTCTACATCTTGCCGTGGCTGTTCACGGTCGCCATCATCGCGGTGCTGTGGCGGCTCATGCTCAACCCCAACGGCGTCATCAACTACGTGCTCATCTCGCTCGGACTGACCGACAAGGGCATCGAGTGGCTGTCGTCGCCCGGCACAGCGCTCTTCGCCGTGACCTTCATCAACATCTGGGCCGGCTACTCGTTCTACATGGTCACGCTGCTGGCTGGCCTGCAGGGCGTTCCCGCAGACCTCTACGAGGCCGCCAGGGTCGACGGCGCGGGAGCGTGGCAGCGCTTCTGGAACGTGACCCTCCCCCAGCTGAAGCCGATCATCATCAGCATGAGCGTGCTCGACATCATCTGGACCTCGCAGCAGTTCGCCCTCATCTGGATGACCACGGGCGGCGGTCCGGTGAACGTGACCGAGATGCTCAGCACCTACACGTACAAGCTCGCCTTCAGCCGCTACGAGTTCTCGGTCGCCTCCGCGAGCGCCGTGCTCATCCTCCTTCTCACCATGGTGCTCGCGTTCTTCTACGTGCGTCACCAGAAAGCGCGTGACTGA
- a CDS encoding ADP-dependent glucokinase/phosphofructokinase yields the protein MNDTLVLGLGGTVDYEIAWDSRVIDELVLEYAVQPSELSRLVAVRTERDLLIALLAFVKDGAGGERFVASSRIVEQFAARFTSRTTLGGTGVRAAYAMEALGVSCTLHLVSIDDTVRRLLPRGSAYISSAERDTLDPHLIVQFSEGSRVRVGELELRSPHANRVIFAFDPPNAELVLSTELGDALEKAELFMISGFNSIQSEEVLLTRLDDIRRHMQKLPDDALVFYEDAGFHVPALSRHVREALLERIDVYSMNEDEMQAYIGRPLDLLDVDEMGAALDELRSLIPAAVLVVHTKFWSIALGERAAAFEDALRGAIQMASTRYVRGDGFTRRNYEQTGLLPTNPLGADFAAGMAMRFGAAAACVPAFLLTVERPTTIGLGDTFVGGFIAAIAQRA from the coding sequence ATGAACGACACACTGGTTCTGGGACTCGGTGGCACGGTCGACTACGAGATCGCCTGGGACTCCCGGGTGATCGACGAGCTCGTGCTCGAGTACGCGGTGCAGCCGTCGGAATTGTCACGTCTGGTGGCCGTGCGCACGGAGCGGGATCTGTTGATCGCGCTTCTCGCCTTCGTGAAAGACGGGGCGGGGGGAGAGCGATTCGTCGCCTCCTCCCGCATCGTGGAGCAGTTCGCCGCTCGCTTCACCAGCCGCACCACGCTCGGCGGCACCGGGGTGAGGGCCGCCTACGCGATGGAGGCGCTGGGGGTGTCGTGCACCCTGCACCTCGTGAGCATCGACGACACCGTGCGCCGGCTCCTTCCCCGCGGCTCGGCCTACATCTCGAGCGCCGAGCGCGACACACTCGATCCGCACCTGATCGTGCAGTTCTCCGAGGGCAGCCGGGTGCGCGTCGGCGAGCTCGAGCTGCGCTCGCCGCACGCCAACAGGGTCATCTTCGCCTTCGACCCGCCCAACGCCGAGCTTGTGCTGAGCACAGAACTGGGCGACGCGCTCGAGAAGGCCGAGCTCTTCATGATCAGTGGCTTCAACAGCATCCAGAGCGAGGAGGTGCTGTTGACGAGACTCGACGACATCCGGCGGCACATGCAGAAGCTGCCGGATGACGCGCTGGTCTTCTACGAGGACGCCGGCTTTCACGTGCCCGCGCTCAGCCGCCACGTGCGCGAGGCCCTGCTGGAGCGCATCGACGTGTACAGCATGAACGAGGACGAGATGCAGGCCTACATCGGTCGCCCACTCGATCTGCTCGACGTCGACGAGATGGGGGCGGCCCTCGACGAGCTGCGATCCCTGATCCCCGCCGCCGTTCTCGTGGTGCACACCAAGTTCTGGTCCATCGCGCTGGGCGAGCGCGCGGCAGCATTCGAGGACGCGCTCAGGGGCGCCATCCAGATGGCCAGCACGCGCTACGTGCGCGGCGACGGCTTCACCCGGCGCAACTACGAGCAGACCGGTTTGCTGCCGACCAATCCCCTGGGCGCCGACTTCGCCGCAGGGATGGCGATGCGTTTCGGCGCTGCAGCGGCATGCGTCCCCGCCTTTCTCCTGACCGTGGAGCGGCCGACGACGATCGGGCTCGGCGACACCTTCGTGGGCGGCTTCATCGCGGCGATCGCGCAACGGGCATAA
- a CDS encoding MFS transporter, which produces MSRALPLVRHGAGFWIVALVFLLVMAYSTVPTPLYPLYQQRDGFPAFVVTVIFAAYAVGVIVSLYLAGHVSDWLGRRRVLVIAVIVSALSAVLFLLFSDVPGLIVARLVNGASIGMLTATATAHLGELRARSKPDENALVAASVSGAANLGGLSLGPLIGGLFAEFLPSPLVLPHLVFLVVLLVAALALLLVPETVDIPDEAPRYRPQKLSVPAGAGRPFVVAAFAAFTGFAVFGLFTSLAPTFLVVTFQAPDHLLAGATSFAVFAAAAIGQVALARVAVRTQLAVAIVACAMGLVLVALGAVLPLIVAFIGGGIIAGLGVGLLFRGAVATAVSLADPAKKGETLALIFLSAYTGLALPVLLVGGALAVAPATVVLLVFVALVLVATVSAATLMRRRAE; this is translated from the coding sequence ATGTCTCGTGCCCTTCCGCTCGTGCGCCACGGTGCCGGCTTCTGGATCGTCGCACTCGTCTTTCTTCTCGTGATGGCCTATTCGACGGTTCCGACGCCCCTGTATCCGCTCTACCAACAACGCGACGGCTTCCCGGCCTTCGTGGTCACGGTGATCTTCGCGGCCTACGCGGTGGGCGTGATCGTGAGCCTCTACCTCGCCGGGCACGTCAGCGACTGGCTCGGACGACGTCGCGTGCTGGTCATCGCCGTCATCGTCTCCGCCCTCTCGGCTGTGCTGTTCCTGCTGTTCTCGGATGTGCCCGGGCTGATCGTGGCCCGGCTCGTGAACGGCGCCAGCATCGGCATGCTCACGGCAACGGCCACCGCGCACCTCGGCGAGCTGCGCGCCCGGTCGAAGCCAGACGAGAACGCGCTCGTCGCGGCATCCGTCTCTGGGGCGGCGAATCTCGGCGGCCTCTCGCTCGGCCCGCTGATCGGAGGACTCTTCGCCGAGTTTCTGCCCAGCCCGCTCGTTCTGCCGCACCTCGTCTTTCTCGTCGTGCTGCTCGTCGCCGCCCTGGCCCTGCTCCTCGTTCCCGAGACCGTCGACATTCCCGACGAAGCACCCCGCTACCGACCGCAGAAGCTCTCGGTTCCGGCCGGCGCGGGGCGTCCCTTCGTCGTGGCGGCGTTCGCCGCGTTCACGGGCTTCGCCGTCTTCGGCCTGTTCACGTCGTTGGCGCCGACCTTTCTCGTCGTGACGTTCCAGGCACCGGATCACCTGCTCGCGGGGGCCACCTCGTTCGCCGTGTTCGCGGCCGCCGCAATCGGACAGGTCGCCCTGGCCCGCGTGGCCGTGCGCACCCAGCTCGCCGTCGCCATCGTCGCCTGCGCCATGGGGCTCGTGCTCGTCGCCCTCGGCGCGGTCCTTCCGCTGATCGTGGCGTTCATCGGCGGCGGAATCATTGCGGGCCTCGGCGTGGGCCTGCTGTTTCGGGGGGCCGTTGCGACGGCGGTCTCTCTCGCCGATCCGGCCAAGAAGGGCGAGACCCTCGCGCTCATCTTCCTCAGTGCCTACACCGGCCTCGCGCTGCCGGTGCTGCTCGTCGGAGGCGCACTGGCCGTCGCTCCGGCCACGGTCGTGCTGCTCGTCTTCGTCGCCCTGGTGCTGGTCGCCACGGTCAGCGCCGCGACATTGATGCGCAGGCGTGCAGAATGA
- a CDS encoding sulfite oxidase-like oxidoreductase, whose protein sequence is MAVFSRGFGSRRRESDPALPPGQYLTEDFPVLSAGPTPRIDTADWSFSITTESGAVTSWSWDELMALPVEDVHTDIHCVTRWSKFGTSWRGISLDTLFADVETSDEYTMIESYGGYTTNVPLDDLLGGKAWIAFEFDGEPLDPEHGGPARLLVPHLYFWKSAKWVHGIRMHADDDPGFWEQNGYNMYGDPWKEQRYW, encoded by the coding sequence ATGGCCGTCTTCTCTCGCGGTTTCGGATCACGCCGACGCGAATCCGACCCTGCGCTCCCGCCCGGTCAGTACCTCACCGAAGATTTTCCGGTTCTCTCGGCCGGGCCCACGCCCCGAATCGACACCGCCGACTGGAGCTTCAGCATCACCACGGAATCCGGCGCGGTGACGTCGTGGAGCTGGGACGAGCTCATGGCGCTGCCCGTCGAAGACGTGCACACCGACATCCACTGCGTGACCCGCTGGTCGAAGTTCGGCACCTCGTGGCGCGGCATCTCTCTCGACACCCTCTTCGCCGACGTCGAGACGTCTGACGAGTACACGATGATCGAGTCGTACGGCGGGTACACCACCAACGTTCCGCTCGACGATCTGCTCGGCGGCAAGGCCTGGATCGCATTCGAGTTCGACGGCGAGCCCCTCGACCCCGAGCACGGCGGCCCCGCGCGGCTGCTCGTTCCGCACCTCTACTTCTGGAAGAGCGCCAAGTGGGTGCACGGCATCCGCATGCACGCCGACGACGACCCCGGATTCTGGGAGCAGAACGGCTACAACATGTACGGCGATCCCTGGAAAGAACAGCGGTACTGGTAG
- a CDS encoding multidrug efflux SMR transporter, producing the protein MKKWLILSATIALEVMATLSLRAAIDAPLWAILTVLGYVGAFTGLALLLRLGAPIGVVYGIWAAAGVALTAVFASLIFDEPFTFTIGAGIAIVIVGVVLVETGHGPEKSAPDGGPAASGPAASGSAASSPATSGSAASSAATPSTATEASS; encoded by the coding sequence ATGAAGAAGTGGCTCATCCTGAGCGCGACCATCGCCCTCGAGGTCATGGCGACGCTCTCGCTTCGAGCAGCGATCGACGCCCCGCTGTGGGCGATCCTCACGGTGCTCGGCTACGTCGGGGCCTTCACGGGGCTCGCGCTGCTGCTTCGCCTCGGCGCGCCGATCGGCGTCGTCTACGGCATCTGGGCGGCGGCGGGAGTCGCACTCACCGCCGTGTTCGCCTCACTGATCTTCGACGAGCCGTTCACCTTCACGATCGGCGCCGGCATCGCCATCGTGATCGTCGGAGTCGTTCTCGTGGAGACGGGACACGGGCCCGAGAAGTCGGCACCTGACGGAGGCCCCGCCGCCTCAGGGCCCGCCGCCTCAGGGTCCGCGGCCTCAAGCCCCGCCACCTCAGGGTCCGCCGCCTCCAGCGCCGCCACGCCCTCGACCGCAACGGAGGCCTCATCATGA
- a CDS encoding sugar ABC transporter substrate-binding protein, with protein sequence MSKEARIRRGITTAVAAAAAITLVTGCSSGSTGDASGSGGDVTIELAQWWEPELPDGALRTLMDTFESENPGIKVKLLSGPYASTKEQLFAGAAAGTMSDVVGLDGAWISDFAKQGALADLSTLMKDANYDDSELASTVKVDGKTQMIPVVNFVYPLFTNDDLLAKAGVTAPPSDRSEFESAAKAVTALGDNTSGWVLPLSSEAPNGIQNDVMSWVWSSGGTMLKDGKPDVTNDDVTSAVEYIKGLNDDGVIAPGSATMKEQDKVEEFTNGRVGMMIDSLSHIDLIRKSNPDLKFSISAIPAKDGFTGERGIPYASWGVGVSASSKHPAESWKLVQFLMNEKTNSQLSTLANAFPGNTKSVPDFSSSDPLFKQAFDIYSKGKPANEFVGLPVAEQLMRLFDEQLQSILQGDQSVDDGLKKAQDAWVGEF encoded by the coding sequence ATGAGCAAAGAAGCTCGTATTAGAAGAGGCATCACTACGGCCGTGGCTGCCGCGGCGGCTATCACCCTCGTCACCGGCTGCTCGAGCGGCTCGACCGGAGACGCATCCGGTTCGGGTGGCGACGTCACCATCGAACTCGCCCAGTGGTGGGAGCCCGAGCTTCCCGACGGCGCACTCCGCACCCTGATGGACACCTTCGAGAGCGAGAATCCCGGCATCAAGGTCAAGCTGCTCAGCGGGCCCTACGCCTCGACGAAGGAGCAGCTCTTCGCCGGCGCCGCAGCGGGCACCATGTCCGACGTCGTCGGTCTCGACGGCGCCTGGATCAGCGACTTCGCCAAGCAGGGGGCCCTCGCCGACCTCAGCACCCTCATGAAGGACGCGAACTACGACGACAGCGAGCTGGCCAGCACCGTCAAGGTCGACGGCAAGACGCAGATGATCCCCGTCGTGAACTTCGTCTACCCGCTGTTCACGAACGACGACCTGCTGGCCAAGGCCGGGGTCACCGCTCCCCCGTCGGATCGCTCCGAATTCGAATCGGCGGCCAAGGCCGTGACGGCGCTGGGCGACAACACGAGCGGCTGGGTCCTGCCGCTGTCTTCCGAGGCACCCAACGGCATCCAGAACGACGTGATGTCGTGGGTCTGGTCTTCGGGCGGAACCATGCTGAAAGACGGTAAGCCCGATGTCACGAACGACGACGTCACCAGTGCCGTGGAATACATTAAGGGACTGAACGACGACGGCGTGATCGCTCCTGGCTCGGCCACCATGAAGGAGCAGGACAAGGTCGAGGAGTTCACCAACGGCCGGGTCGGCATGATGATCGACTCCCTGTCGCACATCGACCTCATCCGAAAGTCGAATCCCGACCTCAAGTTCAGCATCTCCGCCATCCCGGCGAAGGACGGCTTCACGGGCGAACGCGGTATCCCCTATGCCTCGTGGGGCGTCGGAGTCTCGGCGAGCAGCAAGCACCCGGCCGAGTCGTGGAAACTCGTGCAGTTCCTGATGAACGAGAAGACCAACTCCCAGCTGTCGACCCTGGCCAACGCCTTTCCTGGCAACACCAAGAGTGTGCCCGACTTCTCGTCGAGCGACCCGCTGTTCAAGCAGGCCTTCGACATCTATTCGAAGGGCAAGCCCGCCAACGAGTTCGTCGGACTGCCGGTGGCCGAACAGCTGATGCGCCTCTTCGACGAGCAGCTTCAGTCGATCCTGCAGGGAGACCAGTCGGTCGACGACGGCCTGAAGAAGGCGCAGGACGCGTGGGTCGGGGAGTTCTAA